Proteins encoded together in one candidate division WOR-3 bacterium window:
- a CDS encoding ABC transporter permease: MLELKNISKIYRMGKVELQALKNISFRVQDGEFIAIMGPSGSGKSTLLNILGCLDIPSEGKYFIDGTDVSEFSDSQLAQIRNQKIGFVFQNYNLLPRLTALANVELPLIYSGNHAQRKEIAYNALKQVNLSERAYHRPIELSGGEQQRVAIARALTNRPSVILADEPTGNLDSKSGKEIMSILSELNQKGITIVMVTHDDSVAAYARRIIRLKDGEVVLDQPVSGKPVTEQVPKPISPSDIKISAIKKKRQFTLAEIRESITMAVASIFANKLRSFLTMLGIIVGVSAVITMIAIGQGASAQVTKRIKQMGANLVMVNQFRRMVGGGSFTPLSYADAKAIAEQCPSVARVDASFRRNGQVVYGNQNINTEINGTTSNFPIIRNFPVERGSYFTEEDNKLMRRVAVLGQTVVEKLFGETDPIGQYIKIRRNIFQVIGVMSKKGSSGWRDEDNVIFIPLRTAQKRLFGLDRDQVTEINVEAKSEKLVEKATEEITKLLRERHRIRAGQDDDFNVRSQAEILSTAQETSRTFTLLLAGIAIVSLIVGGIGIMNIMFVSVTERTKEIGIRKAIGAQRIDILGQFLIEAVIVSLCGGAIGIILGIGASKITSQLAN; encoded by the coding sequence ATGCTTGAACTAAAAAATATCAGTAAAATTTACCGCATGGGAAAAGTTGAACTTCAAGCCCTAAAGAATATTTCATTCCGCGTTCAAGATGGTGAATTCATCGCAATTATGGGACCTTCCGGATCCGGGAAGTCAACTTTACTTAATATTCTGGGTTGTTTAGACATTCCCAGTGAAGGTAAATATTTTATTGACGGAACAGATGTCAGTGAATTTTCAGATTCCCAGTTGGCTCAAATCCGCAATCAAAAGATTGGATTTGTTTTCCAAAATTATAATCTATTACCTCGTTTAACTGCATTGGCAAATGTTGAATTGCCGCTTATCTACTCAGGTAATCATGCCCAAAGAAAAGAGATTGCCTATAATGCCTTAAAACAGGTAAATCTTTCGGAACGTGCTTATCATCGACCGATAGAACTTTCTGGAGGTGAGCAACAAAGGGTAGCCATTGCTCGTGCCTTGACCAATCGGCCTTCTGTAATTCTTGCGGATGAACCTACCGGTAATTTAGATTCAAAATCCGGCAAAGAGATAATGTCAATTTTAAGTGAACTTAACCAAAAGGGTATAACGATAGTAATGGTAACTCACGACGACTCAGTTGCCGCTTATGCACGAAGAATTATTCGACTTAAAGATGGCGAAGTCGTATTAGACCAACCCGTTTCGGGTAAACCCGTAACTGAACAAGTCCCAAAACCAATTTCACCTTCTGATATCAAGATATCAGCAATTAAGAAAAAGCGCCAGTTTACTTTAGCCGAAATTAGAGAGAGCATTACCATGGCCGTGGCGTCAATCTTTGCTAATAAACTCCGTAGTTTTCTCACAATGCTTGGTATTATTGTTGGCGTCTCGGCCGTAATCACAATGATTGCCATTGGCCAAGGTGCCAGCGCTCAAGTAACAAAACGCATAAAACAAATGGGCGCAAATCTGGTAATGGTAAACCAATTTCGGAGAATGGTCGGCGGTGGAAGTTTTACACCTCTTTCGTATGCGGATGCAAAAGCAATTGCTGAGCAATGCCCTTCAGTGGCAAGAGTTGATGCTTCTTTTCGTCGCAATGGACAAGTCGTTTATGGTAATCAGAATATTAATACGGAAATTAACGGCACTACGTCCAATTTTCCCATAATCCGAAATTTTCCGGTAGAACGCGGTTCTTATTTTACCGAAGAAGACAATAAATTGATGCGTCGAGTGGCAGTTTTGGGGCAGACCGTGGTCGAGAAACTTTTTGGCGAAACTGACCCGATTGGACAATACATAAAGATTAGACGCAATATCTTTCAAGTAATCGGAGTAATGAGTAAAAAAGGCAGTAGCGGGTGGCGTGATGAAGATAATGTGATCTTTATACCGTTAAGAACTGCCCAGAAAAGATTATTCGGCTTAGACCGAGACCAAGTAACGGAAATCAATGTTGAAGCCAAGAGTGAAAAACTTGTGGAAAAAGCCACCGAAGAAATAACCAAATTACTGCGTGAACGACATCGGATTCGAGCCGGACAAGACGACGATTTCAATGTCCGCTCTCAGGCAGAAATTCTTTCTACAGCCCAAGAGACCAGTCGCACCTTTACTCTCCTTTTAGCCGGCATTGCCATTGTCAGTCTCATTGTTGGCGGTATCGGTATTATGAATATAATGTTCGTGTCCGTTACTGAACGGACTAAAGAAATTGGTATTCGTAAAGCAATTGGTGCGCAAAGGATTGATATTTTGGGGCAATTTTTGATTGAAGCGGTCATTGTCTCTTTATGCGGCGGCGCCATTGGCATTATTTTGGGTATTGGTGCCAGTAAAATAACTAGCCAATTGGCAAATT
- a CDS encoding efflux RND transporter periplasmic adaptor subunit encodes MKKVLISIVIIVGVIIIVGGFFILRSSYVKKSQTPKLTTFEVTKGNIEVKVMATGTIRPYTRVEVKSPVSGRVEEILVDEGAKVKPGDILAWISSEDRIALLDAARAVLESAQKSHDSSQIRSAQKSYEIAEKAYKPVPLTNSIAGEVISRSCEPGQNVNTQTTLFVISDRLVASVTVDEADIGKIELGQKAQITLDAFPNEPVSAKVTKIAREGTIVSDVVVYNVLVEPEKVPAKWASGMTANVEFFVVKKDNVLLIPKSAIKERNGNQIVQVFASNKPEPRKIIAGVTDGKMVEVVEGLSEGDKILIGGPQSIGGHSTEAERRIRQMMRAMPPPGGFR; translated from the coding sequence ATGAAGAAAGTATTAATAAGCATTGTTATTATCGTTGGGGTAATTATCATCGTTGGTGGATTTTTTATTCTGCGTTCAAGTTATGTTAAAAAATCCCAGACACCGAAATTAACCACATTTGAAGTAACTAAAGGTAATATTGAGGTAAAAGTTATGGCAACAGGCACGATTAGACCTTATACTCGAGTTGAAGTCAAATCACCAGTTAGCGGTCGAGTCGAAGAGATTTTAGTTGATGAAGGTGCAAAGGTAAAACCTGGTGATATTTTGGCGTGGATTTCTAGCGAAGACCGAATTGCTCTTTTGGATGCAGCGCGGGCAGTTTTAGAATCGGCACAAAAAAGCCATGACTCTTCACAAATCCGCTCGGCCCAAAAATCTTATGAAATTGCGGAGAAGGCATATAAACCAGTTCCTCTGACTAACTCTATTGCAGGTGAAGTCATTTCTCGAAGTTGTGAACCAGGGCAAAATGTTAATACTCAAACAACCCTCTTTGTAATTTCTGACCGATTAGTTGCCAGTGTTACGGTTGATGAAGCCGATATTGGTAAAATTGAACTCGGACAAAAAGCCCAAATTACTTTGGACGCCTTTCCCAACGAACCGGTTTCGGCTAAAGTTACTAAAATTGCTCGCGAAGGAACTATTGTTTCCGATGTCGTCGTTTATAATGTGCTGGTGGAACCAGAAAAAGTGCCAGCAAAATGGGCTTCTGGTATGACCGCTAATGTCGAATTCTTTGTCGTGAAAAAGGATAATGTGCTCCTTATTCCCAAAAGCGCAATTAAAGAGCGAAATGGCAACCAAATCGTGCAGGTTTTTGCCAGTAATAAACCCGAACCAAGAAAGATTATCGCTGGTGTGACTGATGGCAAAATGGTAGAAGTAGTTGAAGGCCTATCTGAAGGTGATAAGATCCTAATAGGTGGTCCACAAAGTATCGGTGGACATAGCACTGAGGCTGAACGCAGAATCCGTCAGATGATGCGCGCAATGCCGCCACCTGGAGGATTTCGTTAA
- a CDS encoding TolC family protein, with translation MKLRFSFFLVVSILSFSLFSQPLSLDDCISIAKQHNLSLQQFLTEIEVARAHLSEANASFYPNISLSSSYRKSGNVGSEPSGNFSTGINAQYPIYQGGSIRAGSQIAKARIKIAQANYRQKENDVVLAVKQAFFKIKQTQEQIALINTVLKRRQENLVLIKLNYSVGRENQPNVASAEANLAQSEYDLFQAQENLKLAKSTLNRLLNRNEDFEISYDDKPSDFPELDSLIREAHNQRPEIISQKINQVIVQNQKMQAISNYLPNIAVSSSYGLSGENFFEQNDNWSLGVGLSWSIFDGFSTQSKVKQANIAIKQHALKLQELVNSIESEVKQAHSDWILAKQNLEISRKSLSATQSAYQLTKLQYEQGRTSYFFLQQKENELTQAENNLLNALYNLRNAEAKLAFTVGRNY, from the coding sequence ATGAAATTAAGGTTTTCTTTTTTCTTGGTAGTTAGTATATTATCTTTTTCTCTTTTTAGCCAACCGTTGTCTTTGGATGATTGTATTTCTATCGCTAAACAGCATAATCTTTCTCTGCAACAATTTTTAACGGAGATTGAGGTTGCACGGGCTCATCTCTCTGAGGCTAATGCGTCTTTTTATCCGAACATCAGTCTTTCAAGTAGTTATCGGAAATCAGGTAATGTCGGTTCAGAACCGTCAGGTAATTTTTCCACCGGCATTAATGCCCAGTATCCGATTTACCAAGGGGGTTCAATTCGGGCTGGGTCACAAATCGCAAAAGCGCGTATAAAAATTGCTCAAGCCAATTATCGGCAAAAAGAGAATGATGTTGTGCTTGCAGTTAAACAGGCATTTTTTAAGATTAAACAAACTCAAGAACAAATTGCGCTTATAAATACGGTCTTAAAACGCCGTCAGGAAAATCTCGTTTTAATTAAATTAAATTATTCTGTAGGCAGAGAAAATCAACCTAATGTTGCTTCGGCTGAAGCCAATTTAGCCCAATCTGAATATGATTTATTTCAGGCACAAGAAAATCTGAAATTAGCCAAAAGCACACTTAATAGATTACTTAATCGTAATGAAGATTTTGAGATTAGTTATGATGATAAGCCAAGCGATTTTCCTGAATTGGATAGTCTTATCCGTGAAGCCCATAATCAAAGACCTGAAATTATTAGTCAAAAGATTAATCAAGTGATTGTCCAAAATCAAAAAATGCAGGCGATTAGTAATTATCTGCCCAATATCGCGGTATCGTCATCATATGGTTTATCCGGTGAAAACTTTTTCGAACAAAATGATAATTGGTCTTTGGGTGTTGGTTTGTCTTGGTCAATTTTTGATGGTTTTTCAACTCAAAGTAAAGTAAAACAGGCAAATATTGCCATTAAACAGCATGCCTTAAAATTACAAGAACTTGTTAATAGTATTGAATCCGAAGTCAAACAAGCACATTCCGATTGGATTTTAGCAAAGCAAAATCTTGAAATTAGTCGTAAGAGTCTCTCGGCTACTCAAAGTGCTTATCAATTGACTAAACTGCAATATGAACAAGGAAGAACTTCCTACTTTTTTTTACAACAGAAAGAGAATGAGTTAACTCAAGCAGAAAATAATTTGCTCAATGCGTTATATAATTTGCGTAATGCCGAAGCAAAATTAGCCTTTACGGTTGGTAGAAACTACTGA
- a CDS encoding MBL fold metallo-hydrolase produces MKTSKSNIIKDKSTETNFIVFLGTGGARIVVAKQLRATGGIWFSLNHTNFIVDPGPGSLVKITSSKHHLDPTKLDAIILSHKHLDHSNDVNIMIEAMTTGGTIKRGRLFCPQDALEGNDKVVLNYLRDFLDEIIILHEHGKYKINGINFTTPKQQHHPGDVYGLIFDNGKIKISYVVDTKYFPELAEIYKADLMIFNVIRLQPSEIEHLSLEDVKTIIQKAKPKTAIITHFGMTMLKAKPWILAEQLTQQTGIKVIAANDGMKYDLSEILRF; encoded by the coding sequence GTGAAAACTTCTAAATCAAATATCATCAAAGACAAATCAACCGAAACAAATTTTATTGTCTTTTTAGGAACAGGTGGTGCCCGGATTGTTGTCGCAAAACAATTACGGGCAACAGGTGGTATCTGGTTTTCGCTCAATCATACGAATTTTATTGTTGACCCAGGACCTGGTTCATTAGTAAAGATTACTTCTTCAAAACATCATCTGGACCCAACGAAACTGGACGCAATTATCCTTTCGCATAAACATTTAGACCATTCTAATGATGTTAATATTATGATTGAGGCCATGACTACAGGCGGAACTATTAAACGCGGAAGACTTTTCTGCCCTCAAGATGCTTTAGAAGGTAATGATAAAGTGGTCTTAAATTACTTGCGTGATTTTTTGGACGAAATTATAATATTACACGAACACGGCAAATATAAGATTAATGGCATTAATTTCACAACGCCTAAGCAACAACACCATCCTGGTGATGTGTACGGTCTGATTTTTGACAATGGTAAGATAAAAATTTCTTATGTTGTAGATACTAAATATTTTCCTGAACTGGCGGAGATTTATAAAGCGGATCTTATGATATTTAATGTGATTCGTCTTCAGCCCAGTGAAATTGAGCATCTGTCTTTAGAAGATGTTAAGACCATTATTCAAAAGGCAAAACCCAAGACCGCAATTATAACTCATTTTGGAATGACTATGCTCAAAGCCAAACCCTGGATACTTGCGGAACAATTAACGCAACAGACGGGTATCAAAGTCATTGCAGCAAATGATGGAATGAAATATGACCTTTCAGAAATATTACGCTTCTAA
- the mutL gene encoding DNA mismatch repair endonuclease MutL encodes MSRVKILSEETIRKIAAGEVINRPASVVKELIENALDAQSQKIIIELKEGGKNLIKVIDDGIGMFREDVRLAIQRHATSKLTTIDDLKTLKSYGFRGEALASIAAVSRIRIETNTDEKSTGTFLSAEAGNITEIKEIARARGTTITVQTLFYNLPVRRGFLKSDSYELKLIIETLRAYALIYPEIAFSLYNDGKEILVLPKVSTIKERLKLFLEKSVFSSLFEFRFDNPIISFWGYISAPETAKTFYEIQQVVFNQRPVRNRTVSKAIYEGYAGTLRGNNPNFIVFLETSPENLDVNIHPTKQEVRFADERFLYDFISEAIRKTLGLKRREELSEETTLFQSRFIETEGMPQGFWQLHNSYIFAQVQTGYCVIDQHAAAERIIFEDILRQDDKTDTQGLLFPIIMELTPEEFSIYEEIKETLSSLGIETKVFSGRSVVVESVPSSANLTKNDIQEFFLELTRVDKKQLSFKEEIAKLIACKGAVKANQRLSQPEMEALINKLFACKDPYFCPHGRPTIIKISREELDKKFGR; translated from the coding sequence ATGAGTCGAGTTAAAATATTATCTGAAGAGACAATTCGCAAGATTGCGGCCGGTGAAGTCATTAATCGACCCGCATCGGTCGTTAAGGAACTGATTGAAAATGCTCTTGATGCCCAAAGTCAGAAAATCATAATTGAATTAAAAGAAGGCGGAAAGAATCTTATCAAAGTTATTGATGATGGAATTGGTATGTTTCGAGAAGATGTCAGATTAGCCATTCAACGCCATGCTACCAGTAAACTTACAACAATTGATGACTTAAAGACACTAAAAAGTTATGGCTTTCGTGGTGAAGCCTTAGCCAGTATTGCTGCGGTTTCTCGAATTAGAATTGAAACCAATACAGACGAGAAGTCAACTGGCACATTTTTATCGGCAGAAGCCGGCAACATCACGGAAATTAAAGAAATTGCTCGAGCACGGGGTACAACCATTACCGTCCAAACGCTATTTTACAATTTACCGGTTCGTCGGGGATTTCTCAAATCCGACAGTTACGAATTGAAACTTATCATTGAGACACTCCGGGCTTATGCGTTAATCTATCCGGAAATCGCTTTTTCGCTCTACAATGATGGCAAAGAAATTTTGGTGTTACCCAAAGTATCTACTATTAAAGAACGGCTAAAACTCTTTTTAGAAAAATCGGTATTTTCTAGTCTCTTTGAGTTCCGATTTGATAATCCGATTATTTCATTCTGGGGATATATTTCGGCTCCAGAAACTGCCAAGACATTTTATGAGATTCAGCAAGTGGTATTTAATCAAAGACCGGTGCGCAATCGGACGGTATCGAAGGCAATCTATGAAGGATATGCCGGCACCCTACGCGGAAATAACCCTAATTTTATTGTGTTTTTAGAAACCAGTCCGGAAAATCTTGATGTTAACATCCATCCAACCAAACAAGAGGTGCGATTTGCCGATGAACGGTTTTTGTATGATTTTATCAGTGAAGCAATCCGAAAAACCCTGGGGTTAAAACGCCGCGAAGAATTATCAGAAGAGACAACTTTATTTCAAAGTAGATTCATCGAGACTGAAGGTATGCCCCAAGGATTCTGGCAATTGCATAATTCTTATATTTTTGCTCAGGTGCAGACTGGCTATTGTGTGATCGACCAACACGCTGCGGCTGAACGGATAATCTTTGAAGACATTTTACGACAGGATGACAAGACTGATACCCAAGGACTACTTTTCCCAATCATTATGGAATTAACACCGGAAGAGTTTAGTATCTACGAAGAGATAAAAGAAACCTTATCGTCTTTAGGCATTGAGACTAAAGTCTTCAGTGGTCGAAGTGTTGTGGTCGAATCTGTGCCCAGTAGTGCCAATTTAACGAAAAATGATATTCAGGAATTTTTCTTAGAATTAACCCGGGTGGATAAAAAACAACTTTCGTTTAAGGAAGAAATTGCGAAATTAATTGCTTGTAAAGGTGCAGTTAAGGCTAATCAGCGATTGTCTCAACCAGAAATGGAGGCTCTAATTAATAAACTCTTTGCTTGTAAAGACCCTTATTTCTGTCCGCATGGCAGACCAACGATAATTAAAATTTCAAGAGAGGAGTTGGATAAAAAATTTGGCAGATAA
- the miaA gene encoding tRNA (adenosine(37)-N6)-dimethylallyltransferase MiaA, with translation MKIFTIVGPTGVGKTAIAIELAKQYDLEIISADSRQIYKYMDIGTAKPQLADGRWLKANGDSIKFHMVDIVTPDVLYSAADFARDVSKVIAELTTQNKRFILVGGSGLYLKALFEPFFSAPPRDLKLRKVLSREPLDELYERLKIVDPESAQRIHCQDRQRIIRALEIYEQTRKPLSVQLKTETKKSQYEPYYVGITMPRKLLYDKINRRFDVMMENGLVDEVKNLLQMGYTKEHNALNGIGYQEIIRFLDGEISLTQAINIAKTRSRQYAKRQITWFKKVKDIRWIEFTEFEPTFNKVKNEYEKYLKEISHKD, from the coding sequence ATGAAGATATTTACTATAGTCGGTCCGACCGGTGTCGGAAAAACCGCAATTGCCATTGAACTGGCAAAGCAATACGATTTGGAAATTATTTCTGCGGATTCTCGGCAAATTTATAAATATATGGACATCGGCACAGCAAAACCACAATTAGCAGATGGCAGATGGCTAAAGGCTAATGGCGATTCAATAAAATTCCATATGGTTGATATTGTCACACCTGATGTTTTATATTCTGCGGCTGATTTTGCCCGAGATGTAAGTAAAGTGATTGCAGAGTTGACTACGCAAAATAAACGATTCATTTTAGTTGGTGGTTCGGGTCTATACTTAAAAGCATTATTTGAACCTTTCTTTTCTGCCCCACCCCGAGATTTGAAACTAAGAAAAGTTCTATCTCGCGAGCCTTTAGATGAATTATACGAACGGCTGAAGATTGTTGACCCAGAATCGGCTCAACGCATCCACTGTCAGGACCGTCAAAGAATTATCCGAGCCTTAGAGATTTACGAGCAGACCCGAAAACCGTTATCAGTTCAATTAAAGACTGAAACTAAGAAATCGCAATATGAACCATATTATGTTGGAATAACAATGCCCAGAAAGTTATTATACGACAAGATAAATCGACGATTTGATGTGATGATGGAAAACGGATTAGTTGATGAAGTCAAGAACCTTTTGCAGATGGGCTATACTAAAGAACATAATGCGCTTAACGGCATCGGTTATCAAGAGATAATCCGCTTTTTAGATGGCGAGATTTCTTTAACTCAAGCAATTAATATTGCAAAAACCCGCTCTCGTCAATATGCCAAAAGACAGATAACTTGGTTTAAGAAAGTTAAAGATATAAGATGGATTGAATTTACAGAATTTGAACCAACTTTTAATAAAGTTAAAAATGAATATGAAAAGTATCTCAAAGAAATATCTCATAAGGATTGA
- a CDS encoding DNA internalization-related competence protein ComEC/Rec2: protein MRYATLKALIAIVGGILLMQVASISTLYLLISAIVALVLGIFTKGYLLYLALFFASAINFNQQKLSQSIAASFPHFDTPLKIRLQIVEEPIVFSNRYTAKILAINNSVGFGKVFLFVKSEERILSYGDIVECESKIVPFDFPRNPNLIDYNQYYHKQGYLGNIFVSGSEIKVLKTKQGNRITQSLIIPLRQYFFKTIDTFFDADEKDLLLGFVLGEKRGMSQSMRATFADAGVAHILAISGLHMAILIGILILLLPIVGIRRIGQLVIIILITIFYLAIIGFRYSAVRAGLMAICACLGLFLERNYEPRNGLFIAGIIILLISPQALNDVSFQLSFSATLAIILITPKLYGTLKDKRMPKIIKNYLVLPLIVSFSATIGTAPILLYHFFRFPILTIWANLLIVPLVSLALPLGFLVLLLNPLFKPLAQIYANTLWLLLKLIIFISEKFANLSWQIIEPGRPSMLLILLFYLGVLVILFWKKALLRKISIAILLIGLNFEVGKSILQPNYFTITFLDLRQGDAIFLELPNRRKMLIDAGEENEIVPQFLKSKGIKSIDFAVISHPHLDHYGGFRNLLNDFKILNIIVATDKSKDTVYTNLIDGIKRKGVNVFYADRWQAIKGLGLKAEIFSPDREIRRIYALEALKINDISIVLKLEYNNISFLFPGDLDDAELIANLPVQSCILKSPHHASKKANNPLLFDIVKPEYIIITGRKKVNQEVLDLIEQYQIKSFNIRKDGALIIKIKKTKVNFERFNGQRYF from the coding sequence ATGCGATATGCTACCCTGAAAGCATTAATTGCAATTGTTGGTGGTATTCTTCTGATGCAAGTTGCTTCCATTTCGACTTTATACTTGTTAATATCGGCCATCGTAGCATTAGTTCTTGGGATTTTTACCAAAGGTTACTTGTTATATCTTGCTCTGTTTTTCGCTTCAGCAATTAACTTTAACCAACAAAAACTATCTCAATCAATTGCCGCAAGTTTTCCGCATTTTGATACACCTCTTAAAATTAGACTGCAGATTGTCGAGGAACCGATTGTATTTAGTAATCGCTATACAGCCAAGATTTTGGCGATTAATAACTCGGTCGGGTTTGGAAAAGTTTTTTTATTTGTTAAGTCAGAAGAAAGAATTTTATCTTACGGCGATATTGTTGAATGTGAATCGAAAATCGTTCCGTTTGATTTTCCCAGAAATCCCAATCTGATTGATTATAATCAATATTATCATAAACAAGGCTATCTGGGCAATATTTTTGTTAGTGGTTCTGAAATTAAAGTCTTAAAAACTAAACAAGGCAATCGGATTACGCAAAGTTTAATTATTCCCTTGCGCCAATATTTCTTCAAAACGATTGATACTTTTTTTGATGCCGATGAGAAAGATTTATTATTAGGCTTTGTGTTGGGTGAAAAGCGAGGCATGTCCCAAAGTATGAGAGCAACTTTTGCTGATGCCGGAGTCGCCCATATTTTAGCAATTTCTGGGCTTCATATGGCAATTCTTATTGGTATTTTAATTTTATTACTGCCGATAGTTGGCATTAGGAGAATTGGGCAATTAGTAATTATTATCTTGATAACAATTTTTTACTTGGCAATTATCGGATTTAGATATTCAGCGGTTCGTGCGGGTTTAATGGCAATTTGTGCTTGCTTAGGACTATTTTTAGAACGAAACTATGAACCGCGTAATGGTCTTTTTATTGCAGGAATTATCATTCTTTTAATTTCACCCCAGGCACTGAACGATGTTAGTTTCCAATTGTCGTTTTCTGCTACCCTTGCCATAATTCTAATTACACCTAAACTTTATGGGACACTCAAAGATAAAAGAATGCCAAAGATTATTAAAAACTATCTGGTTTTGCCCTTAATTGTTTCCTTTAGTGCCACAATAGGAACAGCGCCGATTCTATTATATCATTTCTTTCGATTTCCAATTTTGACCATTTGGGCTAATTTATTAATTGTGCCCTTAGTGTCTTTGGCACTACCTTTAGGTTTCTTGGTTTTATTATTAAATCCTTTGTTTAAGCCATTAGCCCAAATCTACGCGAATACCCTATGGTTATTACTAAAACTGATAATTTTTATCAGTGAGAAATTTGCCAATCTTTCTTGGCAGATAATTGAACCTGGTAGACCTTCGATGTTATTAATACTATTATTTTATCTTGGAGTGTTAGTAATTCTTTTCTGGAAAAAGGCGCTCTTGAGAAAAATTTCTATAGCAATACTATTAATCGGTCTTAATTTTGAGGTTGGGAAAAGTATTTTACAACCAAATTATTTCACAATCACTTTTCTTGACCTCAGACAAGGTGATGCCATATTTTTAGAATTGCCTAATAGAAGAAAGATGCTTATTGATGCGGGAGAAGAAAATGAAATTGTTCCACAATTCTTAAAAAGTAAAGGTATAAAAAGTATTGATTTCGCAGTAATCAGCCACCCCCATCTTGACCATTATGGCGGATTCAGAAATTTACTCAATGATTTTAAGATACTAAATATAATCGTCGCAACTGACAAATCTAAGGACACAGTGTATACTAATCTTATTGACGGTATTAAGCGTAAGGGAGTAAATGTATTCTATGCGGACCGATGGCAGGCAATAAAAGGGTTAGGATTAAAAGCCGAGATTTTTTCGCCGGATAGAGAAATTAGACGAATCTATGCCTTAGAGGCGCTAAAGATTAATGATATATCTATTGTTTTGAAACTTGAATATAACAATATATCGTTTCTTTTTCCAGGAGATTTAGATGATGCGGAACTTATTGCTAATTTACCCGTCCAATCTTGTATCTTAAAATCTCCCCATCACGCAAGTAAGAAAGCAAACAATCCATTACTTTTTGATATAGTTAAACCTGAATATATTATTATCACAGGCAGAAAAAAAGTTAATCAAGAGGTGCTTGATTTAATTGAACAGTATCAAATAAAATCTTTTAATATCCGAAAAGATGGCGCTTTGATAATTAAAATAAAGAAGACAAAGGTAAATTTTGAGCGATTTAATGGGCAAAGGTATTTCTAA